In Streptomyces sp. NBC_01231, the sequence GATACCGAAGTCGGTGAGCACGGCGTCTCCGTCCTGGCGCAGCAGGACGTTGGCGGGTTTGACGTCGCGGTGCAGCGTGCCGGCCGCGTGCACGGCCACCAGAGCGTCGAGCATGTGCAGACCGAGGGCGGCCGTGTGCTGCGGGGTGAGCGGTCCGGTCTCGGCGACACGGTGGGCCAGTGAGGGTCCCTCGACGAGCTCCATCACGATCCACAGCCGGTCCTCCGACTCGACCAGGTCGTGGACGCCGACCACGTGCGGGTGCGGTACCCGGGCGACCGCGCGCGCCTCACGCATGGCGCGGCGCATCCGGATGCGGTGCTCGTCGTCGCCGTGGGCGAGGATGTGCAGTTCCTTTGCGGCGACCGGGCGGTCAAGGAGCTGGTCGTGTGCGCGCCAGACCGTGCCCATGCCGCCTCTGCCGAGCACGTCGTGGAGCAGGTACCGACCGGCGATCAGTCGCTCCGAGCGGCGTGGGGAACGCGTCGCCGCCTGGTCATCGCCATTTTCCGATATCACGTGCTCTCTCACGTTTCCTTCCCGGGGGACTGGGTGTCCGCCGGTCATCGCCGCTCGGCCATCGTTCGTTCTGTCGTCGTTCGTTCTGTCGTCGTTCGATCGATCGTCGTTCGTTCGGTCGGTCGCTCTTCGTTCGAACGGGGCTGAGCATAGCGGAGCGCATCGTGGTCACATGTCGTCAACTACGGTGCGACAGAGGGCCTTTCAACGCGGGGCGGGACGGGGGAGGCGTGTGGCGCACACATCCTTGGGGGGTCAGGGCCGCGGCCGGGCGCCGGCGTGGGTTTCGGTGAAGTCCCAGACCACCGGGAGGAGTTGCTCGGGCGTCTCGGACTGGGGCATGTGGCCGGTACCCTCCAGCAGGCGGAACTCCGCGTCGGGGACGGCCTGCGCGTACGCGCGTCCGTAGTCGGCGTCCACGATCCGGTCGCTCGCGCCCCAGGCGACCAGGGTCGGGTGGGCGATCTTGGCGAGGCGCTCGGCAAGGGCGGGGTCGGCCATCGCATGGGGGCCCGAATAGACCTGTAGGGCGGCACGGTTGGTGGCCATGACCGCTCGCTGCGCCTCGGTCAGCGCGCTGGGGTCGAAGCGGAACTTCGACGGGTCGTGGAAGGAGAGGCGGGACAGCTCGACGGGTGTCAGGGAGAAGGTGTCGGCTATCGGGTGGCCGGGGACGTCGATGCCGACCGCGTTGACAAGGGTGACGCTGCTGATCCGGTCGCTGCCCAGGACTGCCAGTTCGGCGGCGATCCAGCCACCGATCGAGTTGCCGACGACGGCGACGTCCCGCAGGTCGAGTGCGTCCAGCAGGTGTGCGTAGGCCTGGGCCAGGGTCGTGACGTCGGTCAGCCAGTCGGGGCGCGTCGTGCCGCCGAAGCCGGGGTGGACGGGGGTGAACACCCGGGCCGGCCGCTGTTCGGCCAGGAGACCGGCGAACGGGGTGACGGTCTGCGGGCCGCCGCCTCCGTGCAGGAGCAGGAAGGGGCGCCCCCGCTGTCCCTGGAGGTCGACGGAGACGTCGAGGGTGCCCTGGTCGAGCGTGAGGGTGTGGGTGGTCTGGGTGGTCTGGGTCATGGGGGTGCTGCTCCTTCTCCTTTGTGAGAGCTGACTCTCATGAGATTAGAGGGGTGGAGTCTCGTCATGCAAGTGCACTCTCATAACGAAGGCGGACTGCTATCGTGTGGATGCGTCAACAGGAGGAGGTCCCCATGACGGCGCAGGCGGGCACCGGCCGCACCAACCAGAAGCAGCGCACGCGTACGGCGATCGTGGC encodes:
- a CDS encoding alpha/beta hydrolase; this encodes MTQTTQTTHTLTLDQGTLDVSVDLQGQRGRPFLLLHGGGGPQTVTPFAGLLAEQRPARVFTPVHPGFGGTTRPDWLTDVTTLAQAYAHLLDALDLRDVAVVGNSIGGWIAAELAVLGSDRISSVTLVNAVGIDVPGHPIADTFSLTPVELSRLSFHDPSKFRFDPSALTEAQRAVMATNRAALQVYSGPHAMADPALAERLAKIAHPTLVAWGASDRIVDADYGRAYAQAVPDAEFRLLEGTGHMPQSETPEQLLPVVWDFTETHAGARPRP